The proteins below are encoded in one region of Methanosarcina barkeri 3:
- a CDS encoding type I restriction endonuclease, producing MDFIDQVKFLAAKIPSLSANIKTEEATKNALVMPLLNILGYNVFDPTEVVPEFTTDYGTKKGEKVDYAVFQDGKPVILIECKNIDADLDTVHASQLFRYFTVSEAKIGILTNGIVYRFFTDIDAPNKMDEKAFLEINLLDIKEPLINELKRFKKESFNADDLASIACDLKYTKEIKLILANEINNPSEEFVKFFAKKVKDGVFTQSVKEKFTNITRNALNQFINDRINERLKFAMTNTVNSTPTDDDIENPPNEFENTIQDEIVTTEDELQGYYIVKSILCENLDIKRVYIRDKKNYCGILLDDNNRKPICRLYFNSKKKYLGLFTDNKNEEKVAIEDLNDIYNYAEKLKVTVNNYDNKNTEGALPKYQIAGDHSP from the coding sequence GTGGATTTTATCGACCAAGTAAAGTTTCTAGCTGCAAAGATTCCGAGTTTATCTGCAAATATAAAAACTGAAGAAGCAACGAAAAATGCCCTAGTGATGCCTCTTCTTAATATTCTTGGGTACAATGTCTTTGATCCTACAGAGGTAGTACCTGAATTTACAACCGATTACGGCACAAAGAAAGGTGAAAAGGTAGACTATGCTGTTTTTCAAGATGGAAAACCAGTTATACTGATCGAGTGTAAGAATATAGATGCCGATTTGGATACGGTTCATGCGTCTCAATTGTTTCGGTACTTTACCGTAAGTGAAGCAAAAATAGGAATTCTTACAAATGGGATTGTATATCGTTTTTTTACTGATATTGATGCTCCAAATAAAATGGATGAAAAAGCTTTCCTAGAAATTAATCTGTTAGATATCAAAGAACCTTTAATTAACGAATTAAAGAGATTTAAAAAGGAATCATTTAACGCTGATGATTTAGCATCTATAGCTTGTGATTTGAAATATACTAAGGAAATAAAACTAATTCTTGCTAATGAAATTAATAATCCATCTGAAGAGTTTGTTAAATTTTTCGCTAAGAAAGTAAAGGATGGAGTTTTCACTCAGAGTGTAAAGGAGAAATTTACTAACATCACAAGAAATGCTCTCAATCAGTTCATCAACGATAGAATAAACGAAAGATTGAAATTTGCAATGACTAACACTGTTAACTCTACTCCAACAGATGATGATATCGAGAATCCTCCAAATGAATTTGAAAATACTATTCAAGACGAAATTGTGACAACTGAAGATGAATTGCAAGGTTATTATATTGTAAAATCCATTCTTTGTGAAAATCTGGATATAAAAAGAGTTTATATTCGAGATAAGAAAAATTATTGTGGCATTTTGTTGGATGACAACAATAGAAAACCTATCTGTCGGCTCTATTTCAATTCCAAAAAGAAATACTTGGGTTTGTTTACCGATAATAAAAATGAAGAAAAAGTAGCAATTGAGGACTTAAATGACATCTATAACTATGCGGAAAAACTGAAGGTGACAGTCAACAACTATGACAATAAAAATACAGAAGGAGCGCTTCCTAAATATCAAATTGCAGGCGACCACTCACCCTAA
- a CDS encoding Lrp/AsnC ligand binding domain-containing protein, with amino-acid sequence MVIGVTMINVLPGYEKAAYRELKNIEGIKDVYHVFGEYDFVIIIDVEDLNILNDVVDRIRESETVTATKTIVGAEL; translated from the coding sequence ATGGTAATAGGAGTCACAATGATAAACGTGCTGCCAGGTTATGAAAAGGCAGCATATCGAGAATTGAAAAACATCGAGGGGATTAAGGATGTTTACCATGTTTTTGGGGAGTATGACTTTGTAATAATAATAGACGTTGAAGACCTTAATATCCTGAACGATGTGGTAGATAGAATAAGGGAAAGCGAAACCGTAACAGCTACCAAGACAATCGTTGGAGCAGAACTTTAA